A genomic window from Microbacterium sp. ET2 includes:
- a CDS encoding nucleotidyltransferase family protein, translated as MSLTVDLPIRAAVPLGHAWSQRVADDLGIRLLALKGPTLTAHRLRPDHTSGDVDVLVDPVRFDEYIDALNRAGWDERPATFASSRFTLHSRSLIHPSWPCDLDIHHSFPGFLADPSDVFDLLWRRRVSIRIARQECAIPDRLGSLLILALHSLRGGTNQPRHRAELEHLVTTVRLTGIERDELGDLARRTGCAATLDEVLPRLGVDAAAPTAELSSPELQEWRERIAAGGYGTYFWFAALRKARARERAVIAVRAIWPSDHDLLVTHPETPDTVPAKLWARAQRYGRGMQTLPAALRALRHGRGDRPRT; from the coding sequence GTGTCACTCACGGTGGATCTGCCGATCCGCGCGGCCGTCCCCCTCGGTCACGCGTGGTCGCAGCGGGTCGCCGATGACCTCGGAATCCGGCTCCTCGCGCTCAAGGGACCGACGCTGACCGCCCATCGGCTTCGACCCGACCACACCTCGGGCGACGTCGATGTGCTGGTCGACCCCGTCCGGTTCGATGAGTACATCGACGCGTTGAATCGGGCGGGCTGGGACGAGCGACCGGCGACGTTCGCCAGTTCGCGGTTCACCCTCCATTCCCGCAGCCTGATCCACCCGTCGTGGCCGTGCGACCTCGATATCCACCACTCCTTTCCGGGATTCCTCGCCGACCCGTCCGACGTCTTCGACCTGCTCTGGCGCCGTCGCGTCTCGATCCGGATCGCCCGGCAGGAGTGCGCGATCCCCGACCGGCTCGGCTCGCTGCTCATCCTCGCCCTGCACTCCCTGCGAGGCGGCACCAACCAGCCGCGCCACCGCGCCGAACTCGAGCACCTGGTGACCACCGTCCGACTTACCGGGATAGAGCGAGACGAGCTGGGGGACCTCGCGCGCCGCACCGGCTGCGCCGCCACGCTCGACGAGGTGCTCCCCCGACTCGGGGTGGACGCGGCCGCACCCACCGCGGAGCTCTCCTCCCCCGAGCTGCAGGAGTGGCGCGAACGCATCGCCGCCGGTGGATACGGCACCTACTTCTGGTTCGCCGCACTGCGCAAGGCCCGCGCACGTGAGCGAGCAGTCATCGCCGTGCGAGCGATCTGGCCGAGCGACCACGACCTACTCGTCACCCACCCCGAGACACCCGACACCGTCCCCGCGAAACTCTGGGCCCGCGCGCAGCGCTACGGACGAGGGATGCAGACACTGCCCGCTGCGCTGCGCGCTCTGCGCCACGGACGCGGCGACAGGCCTCGCACCTGA